The Clostridium septicum genome contains a region encoding:
- a CDS encoding IS3 family transposase codes for MSKIRFSKNEIDKLSKNKYVLKVSDKAITYTNEFKIHFIAEYSKGKTSKVIFEEAGFDVDVLGVRRIDCAGTRWRKAYKENGVLGLDDTRRNNSGRPRQRKITKDEIIAKQNAEIEYLMAEVELLKKLELHERQVKKGKLVAAQAFMLIKSIVNKLHLNNVIKQLCNVAGVSRSGYYNYLKSKKLGQSMSRRRNCWDNAPQESFFGHMKDEINYKSCSSLEELQLMIDDYIDYYNNERCQWNLKKLTPVKYRNQLLAS; via the coding sequence TATCAAAAAATAAATATGTTCTTAAGGTAAGTGATAAAGCAATAACATATACTAATGAATTTAAGATACATTTTATAGCTGAATACAGTAAAGGTAAAACTTCAAAGGTTATTTTTGAGGAAGCTGGATTTGATGTTGATGTTCTTGGAGTACGACGTATAGACTGCGCAGGCACTAGATGGAGGAAGGCATATAAAGAGAATGGTGTGCTAGGCTTAGATGACACTAGAAGAAACAATAGTGGTCGTCCGCGTCAGCGTAAAATCACCAAAGATGAAATAATAGCGAAACAAAATGCTGAAATTGAGTATTTAATGGCCGAGGTAGAATTACTAAAAAAATTAGAGCTGCACGAAAGGCAGGTGAAAAAAGGTAAATTAGTAGCAGCACAAGCATTTATGCTAATAAAATCTATAGTTAATAAACTACATTTAAATAATGTAATTAAACAGCTATGTAATGTAGCTGGAGTTTCACGTTCCGGTTATTATAATTATTTGAAATCTAAAAAACTTGGACAATCTATGTCCAGACGCAGAAATTGCTGGGATAATGCACCACAGGAATCATTTTTTGGACATATGAAAGATGAAATTAACTATAAATCTTGCTCGAGTTTAGAAGAATTACAATTAATGATAGATGATTATATTGATTATTATAACAATGAGCGTTGTCAGTGGAACTTAAAAAAGCTGACTCCTGTAAAATACAGAAATCAGCTTTTAGCTTCTTAA
- a CDS encoding TerC/Alx family metal homeostasis membrane protein translates to MKTKRSLLNLIFWILLAIIFNIYIYYLRGEKAAVEFLGGYIIEMSLSLDNLFLFLMIFESFGIPEAYQERVLKYGVLGAIILRLIFILLGVAIVNKFHFIIYFFGILLFFSGFKMILDRHSNMNFSNNPIIRLVGKIVPLTNTFHGDCFFVKINKIIYATPLFIILLIIESSDIIFALDSIPAIFSITTDIFLVYTSNIFAILGLRSMYYILARMNSMFKFMKYGVACILMFTGFKLMIMYFGIEISVVISVLIIMIILLSSILISLVFDDKNIKKHRYIRK, encoded by the coding sequence ATGAAAACAAAGAGATCATTATTAAACCTAATATTTTGGATATTATTAGCTATTATATTTAATATATATATATACTATTTAAGGGGAGAAAAGGCAGCAGTAGAATTTTTAGGTGGATACATAATAGAAATGTCATTAAGCTTAGATAATCTATTTTTATTTTTAATGATATTTGAAAGTTTTGGAATACCTGAAGCCTATCAGGAAAGAGTGTTAAAGTATGGTGTCCTTGGAGCTATTATTTTAAGATTAATATTTATATTATTAGGAGTTGCTATAGTTAATAAGTTTCACTTTATAATATATTTCTTTGGAATACTATTATTTTTTAGTGGATTTAAAATGATATTAGATAGACATTCTAATATGAATTTTAGCAATAATCCTATAATAAGATTAGTAGGAAAGATAGTACCACTTACTAATACATTTCATGGTGATTGTTTCTTTGTTAAGATTAATAAAATTATATATGCAACTCCATTATTTATAATATTGCTTATTATAGAAAGCTCAGATATTATTTTTGCATTAGACTCTATACCGGCTATATTTTCTATAACAACAGATATATTTCTAGTTTATACCTCAAACATATTTGCAATACTTGGTTTAAGAAGCATGTATTATATACTTGCAAGAATGAATAGTATGTTTAAGTTTATGAAATATGGTGTTGCATGTATTTTAATGTTTACAGGATTTAAACTTATGATAATGTATTTTGGTATTGAAATATCTGTTGTAATATCAGTTTTAATAATTATGATAATATTACTTTCAAGTATTTTAATTTCTTTAGTTTTTGATGATAAAAATATAAAGAAACATAGATACATAAGAAAATAA
- a CDS encoding MFS transporter: MKEKYKYIQTLMILVIMILMATTEGFINIFGTTIKGDFALSDTRYSLMFTLGSIAYLIFNYVGGSLCDKLGQKNLFLIGLIGVTLGNLILATALNFNIFTMGFIIMQLFMGMMSIAANTIIPLLWITGQAIIMNLTHFSYGAGLSITQKLAGVFLNKGITWRNIYLIGALISLIVFIVFVFIKLPKSKVSKAEKNISLKEILTKKVSWYFIFAMGFYIMAEQSTGRWLPGFIKISYSNLNESQIASYISLFFVSLTLGRLIGGFIAEKLGEIKTVIIFSISGGILFILGLLLGKNGLYIISLSGFFFSIIFPTLVIIVGNTFKISTAYTTGVIISFAGIVNTSMNLALGFLSDLIGIEKAIFLVPIAILMTFIFVSCINWNLKNIKSVI, encoded by the coding sequence TTGAAAGAAAAATATAAATATATACAAACTTTAATGATTTTAGTAATAATGATTCTTATGGCTACAACGGAAGGATTTATAAATATTTTTGGAACAACTATTAAAGGTGATTTTGCATTAAGTGATACTAGATATTCATTAATGTTTACTTTAGGATCTATAGCTTATTTGATTTTTAATTACGTAGGTGGATCTTTATGCGATAAACTTGGTCAAAAAAATCTGTTTCTAATAGGGTTAATAGGTGTAACATTAGGTAATTTAATTCTAGCAACAGCACTTAATTTCAATATTTTTACTATGGGTTTTATAATAATGCAATTATTTATGGGAATGATGTCTATAGCAGCTAATACTATAATTCCACTTTTATGGATTACTGGCCAAGCCATTATAATGAATTTAACACATTTTTCATATGGTGCAGGCTTATCTATTACACAAAAATTAGCAGGAGTATTTTTAAATAAAGGAATTACATGGAGAAATATTTATTTAATAGGTGCTCTAATTTCATTAATAGTATTTATAGTATTTGTCTTTATTAAATTACCTAAAAGTAAAGTATCAAAAGCCGAGAAAAATATTTCTTTAAAAGAAATTTTAACTAAAAAAGTTTCTTGGTATTTTATTTTTGCTATGGGATTCTATATTATGGCAGAACAAAGTACAGGAAGATGGTTACCAGGATTTATAAAAATTTCGTATTCTAATTTAAATGAGTCACAAATAGCATCATATATATCTTTATTTTTTGTATCACTTACATTAGGAAGGTTAATTGGTGGATTTATAGCTGAAAAATTAGGAGAAATTAAAACAGTAATAATATTTTCAATTTCAGGCGGAATCTTATTTATTCTTGGATTACTCTTAGGGAAAAATGGATTATACATTATTTCATTATCAGGGTTTTTCTTTTCTATAATATTTCCAACTCTTGTTATAATAGTAGGAAATACATTTAAAATAAGTACTGCTTATACAACAGGAGTTATAATTAGTTTTGCAGGAATAGTAAATACAAGTATGAATTTAGCTTTAGGATTTCTATCGGATTTAATTGGAATAGAAAAAGCTATTTTCCTAGTCCCAATAGCCATTTTAATGACATTTATATTTGTAAGTTGTATAAATTGGAATTTGAAAAATATAAAGAGTGTTATATAA
- a CDS encoding spore coat protein CotJB, which translates to MSENSLLVNIMKYIFYAIDLNLYLDNFPTNQKAIDDYKSVSEKLDFLIVQYERCYGPLSNFGSASIEDPVKWTCNPWPWENK; encoded by the coding sequence ATGTCTGAAAATTCATTATTAGTTAATATTATGAAATATATATTTTATGCTATAGACCTTAACTTATATTTAGATAATTTTCCGACAAATCAGAAGGCTATAGATGATTATAAATCAGTTTCTGAAAAACTTGACTTTTTAATTGTTCAATATGAAAGATGTTACGGACCCTTAAGTAATTTCGGCTCTGCTTCAATTGAAGATCCTGTAAAATGGACATGTAATCCTTGGCCTTGGGAAAATAAGTAA
- a CDS encoding Lrp/AsnC family transcriptional regulator: MDDILEVLEKNSRYTDEEIAIMAGKTVEEVREAIREYEEKNIIAGYTTLINWENTGKETVTALIEVKITPQRGVGFDKVAERIYNFPQVKACYLMSSGGFDLTVIVEGKTMKEVAMFVSGKLAIQEYVTGTATHFVLKKYKDHGTIFKEKKSTDREVIFI, translated from the coding sequence ATGGATGATATACTTGAAGTTCTGGAAAAAAATAGTAGGTACACTGATGAGGAAATAGCTATTATGGCTGGTAAAACAGTTGAAGAAGTACGAGAAGCTATTAGAGAATATGAAGAAAAAAATATAATTGCCGGTTACACAACATTAATTAACTGGGAAAATACAGGCAAAGAAACTGTTACTGCATTAATAGAAGTTAAAATAACACCTCAAAGAGGAGTTGGTTTCGATAAGGTTGCAGAAAGAATATATAACTTCCCACAAGTTAAGGCCTGTTACTTAATGTCATCAGGTGGATTTGATTTAACTGTTATAGTTGAAGGGAAAACAATGAAAGAAGTAGCTATGTTTGTATCAGGAAAACTTGCTATACAAGAATATGTTACAGGAACAGCAACCCATTTTGTGTTAAAGAAATATAAAGATCATGGAACTATATTTAAAGAAAAAAAATCTACTGATAGAGAGGTAATATTTATATGA
- a CDS encoding aminotransferase class I/II-fold pyridoxal phosphate-dependent enzyme encodes MILQDMILDNVRNMPPSGIRKYFDMVNEMENVISLGVGEPDFVTPWNVREAGIYSLEKGHTHYSSNAGFIELREEISKYLYRRFNTLYDPKEEILVTVGGSEGIDLALRALVGPGDEVIIPEPSFVAYKGCTAFTGATSKIINLKAEDDFKLTPKVLEEAINEKTKVVIIPFPNNPTGAIMTREELASIVEVLKDKNIIIISDEIYAELSYDKEHVSIASFEEVKYKTLVINGFSKAYAMTGWRLGYICGNKILIDAMKKIHQYAIMCSPTTAQYGAIEALKNGDDSVKEMAREYNRRRRVLVNGFRKMGLDCFEPLGALYVFPCIKSTGMTSDEFCEKLLMEERVLTVPGNAFGECGEGFIRACYAASMDDLIEAVKRIERFIKNHKK; translated from the coding sequence ATGATTTTGCAAGATATGATTTTAGATAATGTTAGAAATATGCCTCCGTCAGGTATAAGGAAATATTTTGATATGGTAAATGAAATGGAAAATGTAATATCTTTAGGCGTTGGAGAGCCTGATTTTGTTACTCCATGGAATGTAAGAGAGGCTGGTATATACTCTTTAGAAAAAGGACACACACATTATTCTTCAAATGCAGGGTTTATTGAATTAAGAGAAGAAATATCAAAATATTTATATAGAAGATTTAATACACTATACGATCCAAAAGAAGAAATTCTTGTAACAGTAGGTGGAAGTGAAGGAATTGATTTAGCATTAAGAGCTTTAGTTGGACCTGGAGATGAAGTTATAATTCCAGAACCAAGTTTTGTTGCTTATAAAGGATGTACAGCATTTACAGGAGCTACTTCTAAAATTATAAATTTAAAAGCTGAAGATGATTTTAAGCTTACACCTAAAGTTCTTGAAGAGGCTATAAATGAAAAAACAAAAGTTGTTATAATACCGTTTCCTAATAATCCAACAGGAGCAATAATGACTAGGGAAGAATTAGCTTCAATAGTAGAGGTCTTAAAAGATAAAAATATTATAATAATTTCTGATGAAATATATGCTGAATTATCTTATGATAAAGAACATGTTTCTATAGCTAGTTTTGAAGAAGTTAAATATAAGACTTTAGTTATAAATGGTTTTTCAAAAGCTTATGCTATGACAGGATGGAGACTTGGTTATATTTGTGGTAATAAAATATTAATTGATGCAATGAAAAAAATACATCAATATGCAATTATGTGTTCTCCAACTACTGCCCAATATGGGGCGATAGAAGCTCTTAAAAATGGAGATGATAGTGTTAAGGAAATGGCAAGAGAATATAATAGAAGAAGAAGAGTTCTTGTTAATGGATTTAGAAAAATGGGATTAGATTGTTTTGAACCTTTAGGAGCGTTATATGTATTTCCTTGTATAAAGTCAACAGGAATGACTTCAGATGAATTTTGTGAAAAACTTTTAATGGAAGAAAGAGTTTTAACTGTTCCAGGAAATGCTTTTGGAGAATGTGGTGAAGGATTTATAAGAGCATGTTATGCAGCTTCTATGGATGATTTAATAGAAGCGGTTAAAAGAATTGAAAGATTTATTAAAAACCATAAGAAATAA
- a CDS encoding spore coat associated protein CotJA yields the protein MNIEENLIRNNEYAKAYIILQKYENLLTPATALNIGTIFRDLYRPYIESEK from the coding sequence ATGAATATTGAAGAAAATCTAATTCGAAATAATGAATATGCAAAAGCATATATAATTCTTCAAAAATATGAAAATCTACTTACTCCTGCTACTGCTTTAAATATAGGAACAATTTTTAGAGATCTTTATAGACCATATATAGAAAGTGAAAAATAA